The proteins below come from a single Danaus plexippus chromosome 9 unlocalized genomic scaffold, MEX_DaPlex mxdp_24, whole genome shotgun sequence genomic window:
- the LOC116767709 gene encoding beta-1,3-glucosyltransferase isoform X2, with the protein MRIVSTLMLIVFVQTTICFDSRNIVFTIVSQTEPYHSSVANRLKQDIEEQIFQLEERKPIIHVTHKDIPVPGAWTIIPLLRPLINKHKNSDVRWILFIEPHTAVRCENLIKALAAADRKKEIMWIGYPLRDSEPTIIHHFKFYEELEEEGGFVYPHFASGFAMRLELIDKLINQIESGERHLEADFSIDPAFELAQLVYGEKDSPGPLLTPDLSFCVISGDSCATYPRQFDICGSPMPEDSIFFAVKTWSGFHSTRARVVKKTWGKYVTHLQFFSDKADPSLPAINTGVPNTKTGHCEKTMTILKQAVKIVENLPKVKWIVLADDDTILGIQRLREILTCYRGGYDVTVIAERYGYGYGKKISGGKGYSYPTGGGGTALSVGAAVALSSCPCSTLDQPDDMALGACAARRNITITHSPLFHQARPQDYPREVLARDRPASFHRLSAPPGRVYSTWFQRDDLAIRGTGRDEL; encoded by the exons ATGAGAATAG TTTCAACGTTGatgttaattgtttttgtgCAAACGACGATTTGTTTTG ATTCGAGAAACATAGTTTTCACAATAGTGAGTCAAACGGAGCCGTATCACTCGAGTGTCGCTAATCGTCTCAAACAGGATATAGAGGAACAAATATTCCAATTGGAGGAG CGAAAACCAATAATCCACGTCACTCATAAAGACATCCCTGTTCCTGGAGCGTGGACGATCATACCGCTGCTTCGACCTTTGATAAATAAGCATAAGAACAGCGATGTCCGATGGATTCTTTTCATTGAACCCCATACCGCGGTGCGCTGTGAAAATCTCATAAAAGCTTTAGCTGCTGCTGATAGAAAAAag GAAATAATGTGGATAGGTTATCCGCTGAGGGATAGCGAACCTACTATAATACatcattttaagttttacgAGGAGTTGGAAGAGGAGGGGGGTTTCGTGTATCCACATTTTGCTAGCGGTTTCGCAATGAGACTCGAGTTAATTGACAA GCTTATAAACCAAATTGAGAGCGGAGAACGTCATCTGGAGGCAGATTTTTCAATAGACCCAGCATTCGAACTGGCTCAACTAGTTTATGGGGAAAAGGACAGCCCTGGTCCCTTGCTTACGCCGGATCTTAGTTTCTGTGTTATATCTGGCGATAGTTGCGCTACTTATCCGCGGCAGTTTGATATATGT GGAAGTCCTATGCCTGAAGACTCTATATTTTTTGCGGTTAAGACTTGGAGCGGCTTTCATTCCACTCGAGCCAGAGTTGTGAAGAAGACCTGGGGAAAATACGTCACTCACTTACAGTTCTTTAGTGACAAGGCTG ATCCCAGCCTCCCAGCAATTAATACCGGCGTCCCCAATACCAAAACTGGTCATTGCGAGAAAACTATGACGATATTAAAGCAGGCTGTCAAAATAGTGGAGAATTTGCCAAAAGTCAAGTGGATAGTTTTAGCTGACGACGATACGATATTGGG TATTCAAAGACTCCGTGAAATTCTGACATGCTATCGTGGCGGTTATGACGTCACTGTCATAGCCGAGAGATACGGTTACGGATACGGAAAGAAAATATCCGGCGGAAAAG GCTACTCGTACCCCACAGGGGGAGGTGGTACTGCTCTGTCAGTAGGCGCGGCGGTCGCTCTGTCTTCTTGCCCCTGTTCCACCCTCGACCAGCCAGACGACATGGCGCTAGGAGCGTGCGCCGCTAGGAGGAACATCACCATCACACACTCACCACTCTTCCACCAG GCTCGTCCCCAGGATTACCCGCGGGAGGTTCTAGCCCGGGACCGACCCGCGTCCTTCCACCGTCTCTCGGCTCCGCCGGGGCGGGTCTACAGCACGTGGTTCCAGAGAGACGACCTCGCTATACGAGGGACAGGGAGAGACGAGCTGTAG
- the LOC116767709 gene encoding beta-1,3-glucosyltransferase isoform X1 → MIALVSTLMLIVFVQTTICFDSRNIVFTIVSQTEPYHSSVANRLKQDIEEQIFQLEERKPIIHVTHKDIPVPGAWTIIPLLRPLINKHKNSDVRWILFIEPHTAVRCENLIKALAAADRKKEIMWIGYPLRDSEPTIIHHFKFYEELEEEGGFVYPHFASGFAMRLELIDKLINQIESGERHLEADFSIDPAFELAQLVYGEKDSPGPLLTPDLSFCVISGDSCATYPRQFDICGSPMPEDSIFFAVKTWSGFHSTRARVVKKTWGKYVTHLQFFSDKADPSLPAINTGVPNTKTGHCEKTMTILKQAVKIVENLPKVKWIVLADDDTILGIQRLREILTCYRGGYDVTVIAERYGYGYGKKISGGKGYSYPTGGGGTALSVGAAVALSSCPCSTLDQPDDMALGACAARRNITITHSPLFHQARPQDYPREVLARDRPASFHRLSAPPGRVYSTWFQRDDLAIRGTGRDEL, encoded by the exons ATGATCGCGTTAG TTTCAACGTTGatgttaattgtttttgtgCAAACGACGATTTGTTTTG ATTCGAGAAACATAGTTTTCACAATAGTGAGTCAAACGGAGCCGTATCACTCGAGTGTCGCTAATCGTCTCAAACAGGATATAGAGGAACAAATATTCCAATTGGAGGAG CGAAAACCAATAATCCACGTCACTCATAAAGACATCCCTGTTCCTGGAGCGTGGACGATCATACCGCTGCTTCGACCTTTGATAAATAAGCATAAGAACAGCGATGTCCGATGGATTCTTTTCATTGAACCCCATACCGCGGTGCGCTGTGAAAATCTCATAAAAGCTTTAGCTGCTGCTGATAGAAAAAag GAAATAATGTGGATAGGTTATCCGCTGAGGGATAGCGAACCTACTATAATACatcattttaagttttacgAGGAGTTGGAAGAGGAGGGGGGTTTCGTGTATCCACATTTTGCTAGCGGTTTCGCAATGAGACTCGAGTTAATTGACAA GCTTATAAACCAAATTGAGAGCGGAGAACGTCATCTGGAGGCAGATTTTTCAATAGACCCAGCATTCGAACTGGCTCAACTAGTTTATGGGGAAAAGGACAGCCCTGGTCCCTTGCTTACGCCGGATCTTAGTTTCTGTGTTATATCTGGCGATAGTTGCGCTACTTATCCGCGGCAGTTTGATATATGT GGAAGTCCTATGCCTGAAGACTCTATATTTTTTGCGGTTAAGACTTGGAGCGGCTTTCATTCCACTCGAGCCAGAGTTGTGAAGAAGACCTGGGGAAAATACGTCACTCACTTACAGTTCTTTAGTGACAAGGCTG ATCCCAGCCTCCCAGCAATTAATACCGGCGTCCCCAATACCAAAACTGGTCATTGCGAGAAAACTATGACGATATTAAAGCAGGCTGTCAAAATAGTGGAGAATTTGCCAAAAGTCAAGTGGATAGTTTTAGCTGACGACGATACGATATTGGG TATTCAAAGACTCCGTGAAATTCTGACATGCTATCGTGGCGGTTATGACGTCACTGTCATAGCCGAGAGATACGGTTACGGATACGGAAAGAAAATATCCGGCGGAAAAG GCTACTCGTACCCCACAGGGGGAGGTGGTACTGCTCTGTCAGTAGGCGCGGCGGTCGCTCTGTCTTCTTGCCCCTGTTCCACCCTCGACCAGCCAGACGACATGGCGCTAGGAGCGTGCGCCGCTAGGAGGAACATCACCATCACACACTCACCACTCTTCCACCAG GCTCGTCCCCAGGATTACCCGCGGGAGGTTCTAGCCCGGGACCGACCCGCGTCCTTCCACCGTCTCTCGGCTCCGCCGGGGCGGGTCTACAGCACGTGGTTCCAGAGAGACGACCTCGCTATACGAGGGACAGGGAGAGACGAGCTGTAG